A section of the Nitrospirota bacterium genome encodes:
- the mrdA gene encoding penicillin-binding protein 2 yields the protein MERRILVSSYLVLFVFALLVLKLFNLQVIRGGEYKKVSDNNRLKIVRRPAPRGIIYDRNGMAFVSDMPFFDASAVKKDLPEDWNTLFSLSSILNISTETLKAVLNKRPVDNSDSVKLKENLSFDEVAMLEARKIEFPGLQVDVRTGRKYLYGALAGHVLGYLNRLTPGQLKNDDFSDVPQEAFVGQYGAEKFYDGLLRGVAGGEIIEVDAMGREIRVVSFEPSIKGKDIRLTIDMMTQLEAERSLAGKTGAVVAVDPQTGEILALASSPSFDPNLFSGGISHDEWSSLADNPDKPLLNRAIQSRYPPASTFKVITAIAALEQGIITEDTTFDCRGSLKIGGRDVGCWQKHGHGRIGLQRALAESCDVYFYEIGKRININTLADYAKRFGLGSTSGIDINGEITGLVPTSEWKERTRHEKWYMGETVSASIGQGYLTATPLQMAMLTAAVVNGGRLIKPSILMRDEGGPSLNEEPVRVRAETLDIIMRGMRGAVQERSGTGWSANSKLTSIGGKTGTAQVVGKDSFSKGYNKKFKDHAWFISFAPVHNAEIAVAVFVENGGFGGVAAAPIAKNVIEAYMKSKSDNEKLRLEKLKEMTEKSMPEIVNEASATESSEPGSGD from the coding sequence ATGGAAAGAAGGATCCTTGTCAGTTCATATCTGGTATTATTTGTCTTTGCCCTCCTTGTGCTGAAGCTCTTCAATCTTCAGGTCATCAGAGGCGGGGAATATAAAAAGGTCTCGGACAATAACAGGCTGAAGATCGTAAGAAGGCCCGCGCCCAGAGGCATCATATACGACAGGAACGGCATGGCCTTTGTGAGCGACATGCCTTTTTTTGATGCTTCTGCTGTGAAGAAAGACCTGCCCGAAGACTGGAATACCCTCTTTTCCCTAAGCTCAATCCTTAACATCTCCACTGAAACATTAAAGGCGGTACTTAATAAACGGCCTGTGGACAATTCTGATTCGGTCAAGCTTAAAGAGAACCTCTCGTTCGATGAGGTTGCGATGTTAGAGGCGAGAAAGATCGAGTTCCCGGGCCTTCAGGTGGATGTGAGGACAGGCAGGAAGTATCTTTACGGGGCGCTTGCAGGACATGTTTTAGGTTATTTGAACAGGCTGACACCGGGCCAGCTTAAGAATGATGATTTCAGCGATGTCCCGCAGGAGGCGTTTGTCGGACAGTACGGTGCGGAAAAATTCTATGACGGCCTGCTGAGGGGAGTTGCCGGAGGCGAGATAATCGAAGTTGACGCGATGGGGAGGGAGATAAGGGTTGTCAGTTTTGAGCCGTCCATAAAGGGAAAGGATATCAGGCTGACCATTGATATGATGACCCAGCTTGAGGCCGAGAGAAGCCTCGCAGGCAAGACCGGAGCTGTTGTCGCTGTTGACCCTCAGACAGGCGAGATACTGGCGCTTGCAAGCTCGCCGTCATTTGACCCCAACCTTTTCTCAGGAGGCATAAGCCATGATGAATGGAGCAGCCTTGCGGATAATCCTGACAAGCCGCTTCTTAACAGGGCGATACAGAGCCGTTATCCGCCCGCCTCGACCTTTAAGGTCATAACGGCGATAGCCGCGCTTGAGCAGGGGATAATCACTGAAGACACAACATTTGACTGCAGGGGCTCTTTGAAGATCGGCGGCAGGGATGTCGGATGCTGGCAGAAACACGGACACGGCAGGATCGGCCTTCAAAGGGCACTGGCTGAATCGTGCGATGTCTATTTTTATGAGATCGGCAAAAGGATAAATATCAATACGCTTGCGGATTACGCGAAAAGGTTCGGATTAGGCAGTACTTCGGGCATTGATATTAACGGAGAGATCACAGGGCTAGTGCCCACTTCTGAATGGAAAGAGAGGACGAGGCACGAAAAATGGTATATGGGAGAGACGGTCAGCGCTTCAATAGGCCAGGGATACCTGACCGCCACTCCTCTGCAGATGGCGATGCTCACCGCCGCGGTTGTGAACGGCGGCAGGCTGATCAAGCCGTCAATATTGATGAGGGATGAAGGCGGGCCTTCATTGAATGAGGAGCCGGTCCGCGTAAGGGCTGAGACCCTTGATATCATAATGAGGGGAATGAGAGGCGCTGTTCAGGAAAGGTCAGGGACCGGCTGGTCTGCAAATTCAAAACTCACCAGTATCGGGGGCAAGACCGGGACTGCGCAGGTTGTCGGCAAGGATTCTTTTTCTAAAGGCTATAATAAGAAGTTCAAAGACCATGCCTGGTTCATCTCTTTTGCCCCGGTGCATAACGCTGAGATAGCGGTGGCTGTCTTTGTGGAGAACGGAGGCTTCGGCGGAGTGGCTGCCGCGCCTATAGCAAAAAACGTAATAGAGGCTTACATGAAATCCAAAAGTGATAACGAGAAGCTCAGGCTTGAGAAGCTGAAAGAGATGACTGAGAAGTCCATGCCGGAGATTGTGAATGAGGCATCCGCAACTGAGAGCTCGGAACCCGGAAGCGGGGACTGA
- the rodA gene encoding rod shape-determining protein RodA, with product MIDRRLISNFDWGMFIAALVLSLIGVSTIYSATRPVFDAEQQSFYIRQLYWIGLSVIFFLAVISVDYRQIVRHSFLIYIFGIILLVLVMFIGRKGMGAQRWIPLGFLSFQPSEFFKLFFILAMSRYLAAMGENLGLGMLKISKIAAVFFVLPALLIATQPDLGTALILLFIFVSMLFIAGIRRRLLVIAVIIGIISLPFVGNVFWGGLKGYQKNRIVAFMDPKVDPQGVGYHIKQSKVTIGSGGFTGKGYMKGTQGPLRFLPEKHTDFIFAIFAEEWGFVGSLILFLFYLFIILRGFDTAKKARDLEGAYLAAGITFMFTFYFLINAGMTMGMTPVVGAPLPLMSYGGTALLSNFLSLALIENVRMRRLPNPFN from the coding sequence ATGATAGACAGAAGGCTGATATCCAATTTTGACTGGGGCATGTTCATTGCCGCGCTTGTATTGTCGCTGATAGGCGTGTCGACTATCTACAGCGCCACCAGGCCTGTCTTTGACGCTGAACAGCAGTCTTTTTATATAAGGCAGCTTTACTGGATCGGGCTCAGCGTAATATTCTTTCTGGCAGTTATCAGCGTTGATTACAGGCAGATTGTCAGGCATTCTTTTCTGATCTATATATTCGGGATCATCCTTTTAGTTTTGGTAATGTTCATAGGCAGGAAGGGCATGGGCGCGCAGAGGTGGATACCTCTCGGATTCCTCTCTTTTCAGCCGTCTGAATTCTTCAAGCTCTTTTTTATATTGGCGATGTCACGTTATCTTGCCGCAATGGGAGAGAATTTAGGCCTCGGTATGTTAAAGATATCAAAGATCGCCGCGGTATTTTTTGTCCTTCCGGCCCTTCTTATAGCCACGCAGCCTGACCTGGGTACAGCGCTTATATTGCTTTTTATTTTCGTATCCATGCTCTTCATTGCCGGAATAAGAAGAAGGCTGCTGGTGATAGCGGTGATCATAGGGATAATCTCTCTCCCGTTTGTCGGGAATGTATTCTGGGGAGGCCTGAAGGGATACCAGAAGAACAGGATAGTGGCGTTCATGGACCCCAAGGTTGACCCGCAGGGGGTCGGTTATCATATCAAGCAGTCAAAGGTCACGATAGGTTCAGGCGGTTTTACAGGCAAGGGTTATATGAAGGGCACACAGGGGCCGTTGAGGTTCCTTCCTGAAAAGCATACGGATTTCATATTTGCCATCTTTGCCGAGGAATGGGGATTTGTCGGCTCGCTCATCCTCTTTCTCTTTTATCTCTTCATAATTCTGAGGGGATTTGATACCGCAAAAAAGGCAAGGGACCTTGAGGGAGCTTACCTTGCGGCAGGCATCACATTCATGTTCACTTTTTATTTTCTTATTAATGCAGGCATGACTATGGGGATGACACCGGTAGTCGGCGCGCCTCTTCCTTTAATGAGCTATGGAGGCACTGCGCTTCTTTCTAATTTCCTTTCACTGGCGCTGATAGAAAATGTAAGGATGCGAAGGCTGCCCAACCCTTTTAATTAA
- the mreC gene encoding rod shape-determining protein MreC: MFKKRYVVLTVFAVLIAAILVFQSRIGKGRITDTPVYPIKTIEKVLSAATKGTGDFFRTYILPREGLEKRELNARLSKLQEESSKYIEAELENQRLRDLLGLKSQRPEFVTSAEVFARDPSNWHQVIWVNKGSDDGVEKEMIAVTPAGVVGRVHRIFNDSASVILLTDANSALAVRMQSTRAEGILEGRGGNICFLKYVPSEAEVEIGDAVISSGLDKIFPEGLVVGYVTELIKDEGGIFQAIKVAPSQDLNALEEVAILKR; encoded by the coding sequence GTGTTTAAAAAAAGATATGTTGTCCTTACAGTTTTTGCCGTATTAATTGCCGCTATTCTTGTCTTCCAGAGCAGGATAGGGAAGGGCCGTATCACCGACACACCTGTATACCCCATTAAGACGATTGAGAAGGTTCTCTCTGCTGCAACAAAAGGCACCGGAGATTTTTTCAGGACATATATATTGCCGCGTGAGGGCCTTGAGAAGAGGGAGCTTAATGCCCGGCTCAGCAAGCTTCAGGAAGAGAGCAGTAAATACATCGAGGCTGAACTTGAGAACCAGAGGCTGAGGGATCTCCTTGGCCTGAAATCCCAGAGGCCTGAATTTGTAACTTCCGCAGAGGTGTTTGCACGAGACCCTTCAAACTGGCATCAGGTCATCTGGGTGAACAAGGGTTCTGATGACGGCGTTGAGAAAGAGATGATAGCCGTCACCCCTGCCGGAGTTGTCGGAAGGGTGCACAGGATATTTAATGACAGCGCGAGCGTCATACTGCTTACGGATGCGAATTCAGCGCTTGCCGTGAGGATGCAGTCAACGAGGGCGGAAGGCATTCTCGAAGGCAGGGGCGGCAATATATGCTTTCTGAAATATGTGCCTTCAGAGGCCGAGGTTGAGATCGGAGATGCTGTTATCTCTTCCGGGCTTGACAAGATATTTCCTGAAGGGCTTGTGGTTGGTTATGTCACAGAGCTGATAAAAGATGAGGGCGGTATCTTTCAGGCCATAAAGGTTGCGCCTTCACAGGACCTTAACGCGCTGGAGGAGGTTGCGATACTTAAGAGATGA
- a CDS encoding rod shape-determining protein — translation MFQKILGWFSNDLAVDLGTANTLVYVKGKGIVSNEPSVVAVMRNTGRVIAVGAEAQKMLGRTPADIIAMRPLKDGVIADFDKTGEMLKYFIRKVHNRKSFISPRIVIGVPSGITQVEQRAVKDAAQASGAREIYLIEEPMAAAIGVGMPIGDPFGNMIVDIGGGTTDVAVISLHGVVYSKAVNVGGDKMDEAIVSYIKSKARILIGDRTAEFIKREIGSAFKVNEENKTMDIKGRDLVSGIPKTVTINEEEIREAIHESVMVIINTIKVALENTPPELASDIVDRGIILAGGGALLRGLDVLLREETGLPVIVAEDPLLAVVNGVGKVLDNIDILSRVSIK, via the coding sequence ATGTTTCAGAAAATATTAGGCTGGTTCTCAAATGATCTTGCAGTTGACCTCGGCACTGCAAATACGCTTGTATATGTGAAAGGCAAGGGCATAGTCAGCAATGAGCCTTCGGTCGTGGCTGTTATGAGAAATACCGGAAGGGTCATCGCTGTAGGCGCTGAGGCGCAGAAGATGTTAGGCAGGACGCCTGCGGATATTATAGCGATGAGGCCGTTAAAGGACGGCGTTATCGCTGATTTTGACAAGACCGGCGAGATGCTCAAATACTTCATCAGAAAGGTGCATAACAGAAAGAGCTTTATCTCTCCGAGGATCGTCATCGGCGTTCCGTCAGGCATCACGCAGGTTGAACAGAGGGCGGTCAAGGATGCGGCGCAGGCATCCGGCGCAAGAGAGATATATCTTATCGAAGAGCCTATGGCAGCTGCGATTGGTGTCGGAATGCCTATCGGCGATCCTTTCGGCAATATGATCGTTGATATCGGCGGCGGAACTACAGATGTCGCGGTCATATCACTGCACGGTGTTGTATACAGCAAGGCGGTCAACGTCGGCGGGGACAAGATGGATGAGGCTATCGTCAGCTATATCAAGAGCAAGGCAAGGATACTTATCGGCGACAGGACGGCTGAATTTATCAAGAGAGAGATCGGCTCCGCCTTCAAGGTTAACGAAGAGAACAAAACAATGGATATCAAGGGCAGGGATCTTGTATCAGGCATTCCGAAGACGGTCACGATCAATGAAGAAGAGATCAGGGAAGCCATACATGAATCGGTCATGGTCATCATAAACACGATAAAGGTCGCGCTTGAGAATACTCCGCCCGAGCTGGCTTCGGACATAGTTGACAGGGGCATTATACTTGCTGGCGGCGGCGCATTGTTAAGAGGGCTGGATGTGCTTCTGAGAGAGGAGACAGGCCTTCCTGTGATAGTGGCAGAGGACCCGCTTCTTGCGGTTGTTAACGGCGTGGGCAAGGTGCTGGATAACATTGATATCCTGAGCAGGGTTTCTATTAAATAG